The following proteins come from a genomic window of Solea solea chromosome 3, fSolSol10.1, whole genome shotgun sequence:
- the LOC131456336 gene encoding tripartite motif-containing protein 16-like: MAGVQLQRETFCCSICLDLLKDPVTLNCGHSFCKNCIKDHWDSEEQRRIYSCPQCREDFTPRPDLKKNTMLADLVKELKKTELHAAPAHHCYAGAEDVACDFCTGRKLKALKSCLVCLASYCEEHLQPHHQSPAFKKHKLVEPSKNLQENICPRHDEVMKMFCRTDQQCICYLCSVDEHKDHDTVSAAAERTHKQRELDLSQEEVQQRLQDRDRDVKVLQQERKTLTLSADKAVEDTDKSFTEMMGLLQKRSSDVKQQIRSKEETEVRRVRDAEEKLQQEITELKKREAELKQLSLTHDHNQFLLNYHSLSALSPSTHSSTINVRPLRHFEDVTAAVAKLRGQLQDVLTETWTNISLAVAEVDVLLTEPEPEPKTRNGFLRYSEEIKLDPNTVHTQLLLYEGNRKVTFMDKDQSYPRHTDRFTGYYRQVLSEESLTGRCYWEVKWTGRGVYVAVTYKNISRSGSHESLFGFNDKSWALHCDQNKCQFVHNSVSTDVSDVKVSRVGVYLDPRAGLLSFYRVSDTMTLLHRVQTTFYQTLYAGVCLYSSSGATAEFCKLK, encoded by the coding sequence ATGGCAGGagttcagctgcagagagaaacctTCTGTTGTTCCATCTGTTTGGATCTTCTGAAGGATCCTGTGACTCTTAACTGTGGACACAGCTTCTGTAAGAACTGTATTAAAGACCACTGGGactcagaggagcagaggaggatctacagctgccctcagtgtaGAGAGGACTTCACACCGAGGCCTGacctgaagaaaaacaccatgttagcagatttagtgaaggagctgaagaagactgaactccacgctgctcctgctcatcactgctatgctggagctgaagatgtggcctgtgatttctgcactggcaggaaactgaaagctctcaagtcctgtttggtttgtttggcctcttactgtgaggaacatctccagcctcatcatcaatcacctgcatttaagaaacacaagctgGTGGAGCCGTCCAAGAACCTCCAGGAGAACATCTGCCCTCGTCACGACgaggtgatgaagatgttctgccgcactgatcagcagtgcatctgttatctctgctctgtggacgaACATAAAGACCACGACAcggtctcagctgcagcagagaggacgcacaagcagagagagctggatcTGAGTCAAGAAGaagtccagcagagactccaggacagagacagagacgtgaaggtgcttcaacaggagaggaagactctcactctctctgctgataaagCCGTGGAGGACACAGACAAGAGCTTCACTGAGATGATGGGTCTCCTGCAGAAGAGAAGCTCTGACgtgaagcagcagatcagatccaAGGAGGAAACTGAGGTGAGACGAGTCAGAGACGCTgaggagaagcttcagcaggagatcactgagctgaagaagagagaagctgaactgaagcagctctcactcacacacgaccACAACCAGTTTCTCCTCAACTACCACTCACTGTCAGCACTCAGTCCGTCCACACACTCGTCCACCATCAACGTCCGTCCTCTGAGACACTTTGAGGACGTGACGGCGGCTGTGGCAAAGCTCAGAGGTCAACTGCAGGACGTCCTGACTGAGACGTGGACAAACATCTCACTGGCTGTGGCTGAAGTAGATGTTTTACTGAccgaaccagaaccagaaccaaagaCCAGAAATGGATTCCTCAGATATTCAGAGGAAATCAaactggatccaaacacagttcacacacagctgttattatatgagggaaacagaaaagtgacatttatGGATAAAGATCAGTCTTATCCTcgtcacacagacagattcactGGTTATTATCGTCAGGTCCTGAGTGAAGAGAGTCTGACTGGAcgttgttactgggaggtgAAGTGGACAGGAAGAGGAGTTTATGTAGCAGTGACGTACAAGAACATCAGCAGATCAGGTTCACATGAAAGTTTATTTGGATTCAATGACAAATCTTGGGCTTTACATTGTGaccaaaacaaatgtcagtttgtTCACAACAGTGTCAGCACTGACGTCTCAGATGTTAAAGTCTCCAGAGTGGGAGTTTACCTGGACCCCAGAGCAGgtcttctgtccttctacagagtctctgacaccatgactctgctccacagagtccagaccacgtTCTATCAGACTCTCTATGCTGGAGTTTGTCTTTATTCTTCATCTGGAGCCACAGCAGAGTTCTGTAAACTCAAATAA